In Peromyscus maniculatus bairdii isolate BWxNUB_F1_BW_parent chromosome 21, HU_Pman_BW_mat_3.1, whole genome shotgun sequence, one DNA window encodes the following:
- the LOC143269900 gene encoding H-2 class I histocompatibility antigen, Q10 alpha chain-like: MTSFLFAPPLGAEIPENQSASPRSRVIKSTQPAELRRPRSEMGAMAPCALLLLLVAALAPTRIRAGSHSLRYLDTVVSRPGLGEPRFIVVGYVDDTQFVRFDSDAETPRMEPRAPWVEKVEAEYWERETRNAKDREQTFRGNLRTLLGYYNQSEGGSHTYQRRCGCHIGSNWQFLRGYSQDAYDGRDYIALNDDLTTWTAADTAAQITQRKLEQAGEAERHRAYLEGECVEWLLRYLEIGKDALQRTDPPKTHVTHYPTLKGDITLRCWALGFYPAEISITWQRDGEEQTQDMELVETRPAGDGTFQKWAAVVVPFGEEQRYTCHVHHEGLPEPLTLRWEPPQSTVPIMAIIAVQVLIGAVIIGAVVAVVRKRRRNTGRRRENYAPFPL; encoded by the exons ACGCCCCAGATCCGAGATGGGGGCGATGGCTCCCTGCgcgctgctcctgctgctggtgGCCGCCCTGGCCCCGACCCGGATCCGCGCGG GCTCGCACTCGCTGCGGTATTTGGACACCGTCGTGTCCCGGCCCGGCCTCGGGGAGCCCCGGTTCATCGTCGTTGGCTACGTGGACGACACGCAGTTCGTGCGCTTCGACAGCGACGCGGAGACTCCGAGGATGGAGCCGCGGGCGCCGTGGGTGGAGAAGGTGGAGGCGGAATATTGGGAGAGGGAGACACGGAACGCCAAGGACCGTGAGCAGACTTTCCGAGGGAACCTGAGGACCCTGCTCGGCTACTACAACCAGAGCGAGGGCG GCTCTCACACCTACCAGCGTAGGTGTGGCTGTCACATTGGGTCCAATTGGCAATTCCTCCGCGGGTACAGTCAGGACGCCTACGATGGCCGCGATTACATCGCCCTGAACGACGACCTGACGACGTGGACGGCGGCGGACACGGCGGCGCAGATCACCCAGCGCAAATTGGAGCAGGctggtgaggcagagagacacagggcCTACCTGGAGGGCGAGTGCGTGGAGTGGCTGCTCAGATACCTGGAGATCGGGAAGGACGCGCTGCAGCGCACAG ATCCCCCAAAGACACATGTGACCCATTACCCAACACTAAAAGGAGACATCACCCTGAGGTGCTGGGCCCTGGGCTTCTACCCTGCTGAGATCTCCATAACCtggcagagggatggggaggaacagactcaggacatGGAACTGGTGGAGACCAGGCCTGCAGgggatggaaccttccagaagtgggcagctgtggtggtgccttTTGGGGAGGAGCAGAGATACACATGCCATGTGCACCATGAAGGGCTGCCTGAGCCCCTCACCCTGAGATGGG AGCCTCCTCAGTCCACTGTCCCCATCATGGCAATCATTGCTGTTCAGGTTCTCATTGGAGCTGTGATCATTGGAGCTGTGGTGGCTgttgtgaggaagaggaggagaaacacag GTAGAAGAAGAGAGAACTATGCTCCGTTTCCAT TGTGA